The sequence CTTAATTGTTGAACTCTACTCTAAAGGTTCTTTCATGCTTTCTCTTTGGGGTCGCCATTACTGTACAGCTTTACATTCTGAGGCAACAACAGAGGACAGTAAATTAGGGgacaatattaaagaaaaaacttCACCTCATTTTTTATACAATCTGATTTTGATCAAGTGATTCCAGTTTCCATTTGTTAAATTAACAATGAATACCAGTCACAGTTCGCTAAGCACAAGTTTACTTACATACCAGTGATAATAAAAACGTGCTAGACAATTTTGAGTCAGTgataaattttcatttaaattagaTAGTATTAATTTCAGTGACATAAGCAAGCTTTTATATTACTGGACTTAAGTTTTGCAAAAAGGCAAAGAACAATTGAGAGAAGTTAATCTATGACAATAAACACCACAATATAAGACACTTATTAGATACAACACAAAAGTAAACTGCTGTTTCATTTAGATTTGTTACCTCTCACACAAACTTGAATTTCAAACTTCAACACCCCTCACTAATCAGCCATCTGAAGAAAGGATATTGAACATAAGCAAATCCTCTGGGACGACGAGTGTAGAAGTCAAGTGGAACGTATACATCAACTATAGGTCCATACCGACCAAATTCACGGCGCAAGTCTTCAGACCTAGAATATCACAAATATcttgtatgggttttttttcactgtttaagGTGCTACAAaacatcccccccccccaaaaaaaaaaaaaattgaaaatctaCAACTGATAAGATCATCCACCTCTTTGGAAGCAGTGGGTAGAGGATGCATGTGCCAAAACATGTTTTGAGAAAAGTGTTTGAGCAGTTCATTCCTAAGCAACACGTGGGGCTTCTCTGAAACACTCAAGCCTCAGGATACTTAAGATCCACCCTGGCATTTTGAaacctgtgttcagcacaacTCTACAACAGGAGCGTAAATGAGAAGTGACACATATTAGTCAATTCAATGCAAGATGTGCTAGCAAAGgtgggcagaaagaaaaaaagaaggatctAAGAATTACCGTCATTCAAGTATCTCGTGTAACTCTTGACAGTGCTTTTGTAACACGCATATGCCAACTCGTAGGATCCAAGGAAAGAGTATAATAATAAACCAGTCGCACAAACCCATCTCCATAGAAGAATCAATACTTACAACCACATCAAATAGAACAAAACTTAAGTGAGCAACCACTCGTGCCCTTAGGACAGCTTTTCCAGAGAATGGAGCACTAAACTGCTGAATAGACCTGGAACTACACTTGGAAAAACTACTGTCTCCTCAAACAATAAGTTTCTTAATCACATCAGCTTCTTTACATGTatttttgtgtcatttgaggACAACAACCTGCATGAGAAAGACCCTGTAACACTCTATTTATGTGGTATAAGTTAATACTATTAATTCCTCTTTCTCATCGTTTGGGAAAGAACATACAGTGCATGAAGTCAATCACAGCAGAAGGGAACTAAACCATCAAGATGTTACAATGAAATCATCTCTAGGAAGAATGTACTGCCTAATCATAAGCTTATGGTGAAAGCCTCAATAAGATCCACATTATTTTCTAAAAGTTTGGAAGCAATAGTTCTCCTTGGCTGTTCTTACAGTAAAACTAccagaaagagggaagaaaattcATGCAAATAGATTTAAAGTTTTTAATTTGAAGCTACTGACGCTTTTGATGACAATAACATTCTTAATTCATTCCATTCCATCGTGCCCACGCTACTGTTATTTGCTGCACAACTTCGGTGCAAGTTGCCCAGGCAGCTAGTTTGAAAACTCGTGCTTGTGTTTTATACAACTAGACCTTGCAGGGATTTCCCTACAAATTCTGCTATAATTAAAAACATAAGAGTGCTCTAATTCACCTGTATATTCTATACTAATATGCTCTAGGAGTGTTTTACAGACAACAAAGGCAAGAGGGACATAATcaactggaaaaaagaaatggagaaatctggcagtttatttaaaaaatctaGGTAGTAAATAAAAATCTGTGCAATACACACTTGCAATTTCTAAAAATTCCTTATTAAAAGGTATTTCACTCATTTACTGCATGTATATATACAGAATTTTGCTACAACACAATTTTGAAGGAAAGAGGATTGTTTCTCCCCCTCTACagagagtgagtgtcacaagaggACATGGTACCCAACAATTAATGTAATAACCCTCCACCCCGAACTGGCAGCAATTACCATCCTAACGGAACCAACTACCCCAGGAATATTTCGGGGACACCCGCAGCAAAGGCGCCGTTTTCTCCCTTCTTGGAACAATCGCTTTCAAAGCCCGTTAAAAACTCCAGCGGCGTTGCCAAGGCGGCAGCTCGTCGTGAAAAATCCCGCCTCAATCTCCCGCTGGACAAACTCAAAAAGGCGGGGACCAGAGTTGCACTTTACTCCCGACCCAGCTTTGTTCTGGCTGGATGTTGTTTGGAAACCGACCCTCATGGAGAGGAGGGGAAATAGAACAGCGTGGCgaggagggagaggaaaatgGAGAAAGGGGGAGGAAGGCAAGGCACGGAGAAAGGTAAAGGCGAGGAAAGGAGCAGGTTGGactctccccctcccctcccgtcGCTCCGGGAGAGCTCCGGTCCCCTCAGGCCTCAGCCGCCGGCGCGGCCTAGCGAGCCCGCCAAAGCctgcgcccccccccgccccgcgctggCACCCGCCCCCACTCACCGGGTGTCGTCGGCCACGTTCCGCACGAACAGCGAGGTGTTGGGGGGGCGCAGGTAACGGGACATGGCGGTGGTTGGACGAGGGAGGGAGGGAACGAGCGGCAGGGCCCAGGCGCTGCGGGGAACCGAGCGGCTGAGGAgacccctccggagcagcacgcAGCGccaccgccgcccgccccgccggctcTCGCGAGACTTTCGACGGGGCTTCCGGCGAGAGCGGCCGGCGCCAAAACCCGCTCTCCCCTCACTGCGCCTGCGCCCTCTACTCACCGCGAACGCACGAATGCGCAGGCGCAGTGGGCGCCCCTCCTCAGCGCTGTTTTCCCGCCGAAAAGCGGCAACGTGGCGGCCGGCCCGTCGCTGTGAGGAGAGAAGGAGTCTCATGTTGTCACCCTCGGCCCGTTACTGACTGTAAGGAACGtttaacaaagaactgttgtttttgtaTAACtggcgcctgaccccagcaggggggaagggcTGAGAGatatcagactatgaatccttagtGTAAAACTGTGAGGGACtgtggtgggtccgtggattccctgatggagggtatggaaacagaaattagccttgaagatattaaggcctacacgtgagaaagatgggactaaaggagtataaGGAGATATTAAGGTGAACCCATGAGAGAGGAGGGAGTAAAAGAgcaacattgatgatagcaaagtTAGCCGATGAGGTGTTACTACtgcaacttgtaaccaatagcaaaaagacacttgagctggtgTAAAACTATATAAAAAGGCGTTTGTGGCCATAAATGGAAACTGCTGTTCGTacttaagaacttggtctatgttgtttgtctggCTCAAACACGACATAAAACCACAGTCTCTTCCTGGAATATACACTGATAGGATGcatactgacacctgtatttacaagttaatttaggggggagggtagccaaagtaccaggaatccatatcttaaatagattgataagagGAAGgatattgtatgtaaactgaggcaggtcgGGTGGTCTGTAAACCCCAAATTACCAACCAGTGGGGAACaagggagggaaattgcagccgggattttggggggatataagcaggggctttttgccctattacatgtgcctacctttaggtcgAACACCCGgtgttgcaatatcgttattaaaaaaattgctttgctgagaggtcctgcctgagcctattatatttgcaaaataattgtttcctacactgACAATGTTGTTGTGCCCCGAGAGTTTTCATCAGACAGCTCTAGAGCAAGCACTGTATGCAGAGGACCAGCTCTTTTTCACTAAAGGTGTTTGTGTGATGAGAACGGTGAGAGGTGATTTCTGAACACCTTATTGTGTGACTCACCAGCAAATCTGTGAGTGAACAGTTCTAGGTGATTTGATGAAGAGTTCAATAAAGCAGCGTGTCTATCATTGCTGGTGTGAGGGATTTTCAGTGAGCTGCACATGGGAAAGACAAGAGTTAATGCAGTTGTGGTGTCTGCCACTAgcatatttttacttttaaatggCTGAGCATGAATGAAAACTCTGGTGGGGGGACACTCCTGTTCATGTCCTGCCAGTTGCACACTCAGAATTGCTGGGCATTTCTACAGATTTTGAATGACAGGTGAAGTTCGATCACTAACACAGCAGGCATATGTCAACTATAtaagcagctcttctgttttgtggtgtttcgtTGTGTAGTTGGCAGCAGTTACCCAGCAACTCCCAAACACAAGTTGTTTCAGGTTCTTATATGGCTTTTTGCTGTACCGATGCTTTAAAGCAGCTTTCTCCCTGAGTTTAACCAATATCTTCATTTCTGTTCTGTTGATCTTATTTATGTGTAACTCACGTGGAATTTAATTTAGCCTGCAAATTGTACTTAGCATTAGAGCTGCCTAGGAAGCAAAATGAACACAATGAGACTTGCATGGTTACACCAGTAAAGCTCCTCCTGAAGACAACCTGATCCCAGAATAAGAATACACTTGCCAGATTGCTTATATCATGTTGCAGGTGTTAATAACTAAAACACAACCTCCCCACTCACAAATTGCTCTTCTCCCAGCATAGGAAGATGTAGACTCAACATTCTTAATTGGAATAAAACAACCCCTGAGGATTTCAAATGGCATAATCTGTCCAGCAGCTTTTTTTCATGGGGATCTTACACTCTAACAAATCTGCAGTGACTTAAATAAGTATGAAATCCGACTGCTAATATAGCAGTAGGATCTAATCAACAGCAAACTGAGAAGTGGTTATAGGCATGGGTCCTGGGAGTTTTATACTGCAGTAGAGACATAATCTGAACATAAACTATTTAGTTGTACTTGAGCTTCACAGACTCGAGCAGTGACAAGCAAATATTGGGAATATGTTAAAAAGTTGGAAGGATGTTTGATTTCCTTTGCTCTTGTAGTGCCTCATTTTTGTTTAATTGTACTCTTGTGTACTTCATTTTAAGAGTGGTCATTCCTATTATTACTTTATGACTGTTAAATACTTCAtagcttttaaaatattactgTGTCTATTCCTGTTACAGACACGTGGTGCAGAGCCGCTAAGTAAATGTCTAATTGTTCTTTGCTGGCTAGGTTACAGAGAAAGGATTTTAAGTAGAAGACCAAACTTTATTAGGCAAAGGAATTAAAGCTGAATATGTTCACTGAGTAAGAAATGAAGAAGCATTTATATCAGCTTTTGTCTGCTCTCAAGGATTATTATGATAAATTGTAACGTTCCAGCTAATGTCCAGGTTTGGTTGTGTGGGAGGTAGATTTCTGTCACTTGGACTATAGAAGGGTTCTGTAAGTCTACTCAGGGAAAGCACAGTCTTCAAATAATGGGAAGTGATGTGTGTGTGAAAGGAGAGTAGAAATCATAACTATTTTCTCTACTATTTTTTCAGATAACAAAGATCACACCTTTTGGAAGCGGCACTTTATTTTAGATATGTAAAGATGTCACACAGAAGGTGATCTGTGTTTAAACTCTCTTGCTTCTTCTGACAAGTGTTACTCCGCCAAAAGTCATAGTCTGAAGGAgacaaatatcacagaatcacacaatgtcagggattggaagggagctcgaaagatcatccagtccagtccccgcaccagagcaggaacacccagatgaggttacacaggaaggtgtccaggcgggtttgaatgtcgccagagtaggagactctacaacctccctgggcagcctgttccagtgttctgtcacactcactgagaagaatttaagtggaacctcttgtgttccagtttgcacccattaccccttgtcctgtcattggttgtcactgagaagagcctggctccatccccctgacactgcccctttatatatctgtaaacattaatgaggtcgcccttcagtctcctccagctccagagccccagctccctcagcctttcctcacgcaggagatgctccactcccttcagcatcttggtggctgcgctggactctctctagccgttccctgtccttctggaactgagggaccacaactggacacaatattccaggtgtggtctccccagggcagagtagaggggcaggagaacctctctgacctactgaccaccccccttctaattcaccccaggtaccattggccttcctggccacaagggcccagtactGGTTCacagtcatcctgctgtccaccaggacccccaggtcctggttaTATGCATAACTTGTTTCTCATTTAGACTTTGGGAAATTTATTCAGCGCCAGGTGGCTCAAAGTCTCTGTAATTCATGTGTAATTCAGCATTTTTCTCAATGTATCACTTACCTCCACCATTTCATTTCCTTTAACTTCTTGCTCATGAGAGAATTTTTCTGATTTGCACACAAGCTTCCCGTTTACCATGTTCACAGTACACTGTCGAAGCAGATTTACAAATTATAAAAAATGTTAGATTTTGGAATTAAATTAGAGTAAGTAGGGGACTACATACATAGGAAATTGTAATTTAAACTGGACACCACAGCTTTTTAATAAAAGTTTTAGAAGAAGCATTTATGTTTGTTGAAATGATAGGTATGTACGCTAATAGAAATGGTACAAACAAATTTCACTCGTGCACAGAAACGGAACTATAAAGATGAGTAAAGAAATGAACCCATTCCTGAAATAAATTACCTTTAGCTTTCTGCCATCCATAGTAGTGATGTCAGCCTCTTTTCCAAGTGTAAATGAGTTAGTTACGGATTGCTTGGGGGTTTTTGATGTCACAACAAAGTCATTTCCTTTTTGTTGTATTTCAACAACAGGCTTAATATCTTTGGCCATTTTGATAAGGTCATCTGGCAGTGCTGCAAAAAAGGGCTTTATGAAGTCGTGTGTTGGTATTaaataacaaattattttctctgataaGGGTGCAAAAGATACAAACCAATAAGAGAAAGTGATGCCCAAGTTAAAAGACAAATCTTGTTTTGGATTCCTCACTTCTTTATGGGTATATTGTTCCATTCCATCTAAGTCTGTGTAAATTTTGATGTTATATATGTCTTGCAATCTGAGCAAATGATTTCAGAAGTAACTGGACACTTACCAAGAGCCTTCAGAAACTCTTCATAGTTCTCCTGAGCATAGACCTGCCAGGTGCCGCTGAAGGCCATTCTGGATGCTGGAATGTGGTTTAGGGTGGTGACGGTAGCAGGAaagtgagggctctgcctggtCATTCAGGTGCTATTTATGAAAACGGAAAAGCCAGCCCAGACCATGAGATGACTGGCTAATTATTAACCATGGAGTAATAATTATTAATCATTTATTTGTTCTTAATGATCATAACCTCTAGTTCATTTTGCTTTGTTGAAAATCTTACCTTGACCAACTGGTTTGGGATGTTATGTTTATTGTGGGTTATTGAACTTGGGTGATTATTCGCAATTGTTGTGAAGTATGCATGGATTAATTTGTTCTCTTTTTGTTCACATCCTGTTTTGGATAGAATTCTTCAGATAAAATGGCATCTTATACAGTAGGTGTGAGGTAGTTACTGTCTTACAGCAGGAACTTCCTCATTACCACAATATGGGCACTTGGACCTTAAATGgtgggaataaaataaaattaacagcTATTTCTTCCAAAACTGTGGGCTTCCAATTGCTTGAGGACAGGGAAAATCATGTTGGAGTGGGACAGTCACTTACGGCTTTATCCAGTAGATGTCAGTAATGTGTATCTAAATCTGTAttaaatttggtttattattattttttgtaataATCACTGCATACATAGGAGACTAAAGGTAAAATAAAATAGAGAACGTTGCTTGGAGACTGAAATGAAAGAAGTAAATgggatatattatttttttttctcactcatTATAGTTGGTGAGTGATATTCCTTGCTGTCTGTGCAAGCACAACTGTTGATTTTGGAAGATATTCATTAGATTATGTGTCTTGCAATTATATTGCTTAATCCAGATGGAGCCTGTATCCCAGGGGTTGGTGACCTTTCTAAGTTAACTTTTATTACCCCATATTGGTCAGTAAGTCTTCTGTTTtaatagaaaaccaatgctgaactTTTTCTTACAAATTCACAACTCTTTTTCAGTATGTAATTCTAAAGAAAATTCACACAGAGCCAATTTTGTAACTACATTTTCATATTGTAATACCTGAGtagcaagggcccagtgctggctcatggtcaccctgctgtccccaggacccccaggtccctttcccctatgctgctctctataggtcattccccaacttatactggaacctggggttgttcctgcccagattcaagactctacacttgaccttgttctatttcattacatttttcccttctcaactctccagcctgtccaggtctctggatggcagcacagcttccagtgtcagccactcctcccagcctggtgtcatcagcaaacttgctgacagccactctattccctcgtccaaatcattgatgaatacattgaataataccgaccccagtactgacccgtggggcactgcactggatccaggcctcaaccggactccgccccattgaccacgactctctggcttcttcccttcagccagttcgcagtccacctcactacccggtcatccagaccgcactccctcagttcagctgtgaggatgctgtgggagactgtgtcaagtgccttactcaagtcaagatagatcacatccaccgctctgccatcatccatccatcttgttatgtcctcataaaagtcaatgaggttggtcaagcacgacttccccttggtgaagccatgctgactgcccctaatgaccctcttatccctgatatgccttgagatggcacccaggagaagtcattccatcagtttcctagggatggaggtgaggctgaccggcctagagttccccgggtcctccttcttaccctttttgaagactggagtgacatttgctttcctccagtcctcaggcacctctcccggttcccaagacttggcaaagatgatggagagtggtccagcaatgacctcagccagctccctcagcaccagtgggtgcatcccatccggacccgtggatttatggatgttcagattgcctcactgctccctaacccagtcctcatcaacccaggcaaactcctccgttgtcctgccttcctctggggcttcAGTGGTGcggagctcctcaggacagccacagcagagcagacaaagacaaagaaggcgttcagtaactctgccttctctgtatcttctgtcaccagggcacccacctcgttcatcagtgggcttacattgcctctgctgttagttttatctgccatgtattggaaaaagctcttcctgttgtccttgacccctctcgccaggttgaattctaaggaggccttagctttcctagttgcctccctacaccctctgacaacagccttatattctccccaagtggccagcccctccttccatgatctataaactctcctcttactCAGTGTGCATATAGCAGTGGAATGTGTTTCTCTATAAAGAACCAAGCTGGAAAAGTCACTGCTGTGTTTTCATCCTGGATGGCTTGGGTTTGTAAAGGTGTGTGCTGCAGGGCCCTGATTCTGCACGGAACTTGGGAAAATTCCTACCTGATTTCAAGATGGATGTACTGGACGACAGTGCTGAGGTGTCACCAAGGGTATAAGTTTAATAATACACACACAAACGCATACGTCAGCTACTAGATAATCAGTAATACATAGTGATATACTACAGAAAAACTCCAGTGGAAGCCTGGTTCTTGTATGTGAATCCTTTGGCGTTTCCCACACAGGTTTACTAGGAAAGAGTTTCTCTGTAAGGTGAAGGTGCATGTGTACACGCACGCGGGAATTGTTTTCTAACAACtaccaaaataaaaatactaaaatattacCAGAAAAAAATCGAGACATGAGCCTGGATTTTAAGGCAGAGACATAGAAAGGAATCCGTAGGAGTGAAATTCCTTTTAAATTCAATGAGACGTACTTGACTAATTCATTTAGGCTTTTTCATTGTCATCCCACATGGGACTTACTCTTCCATTCCTGTTGGTATCTCTCCGTGCTTATAGACACTGATAGTGACCTGCCCTGTTTCAGAACCGTACTTATTCTTGACATAGATGCTGTATTTTCCTGTGTCTTCGTTGCAGACTTTCTCTATGGTAATTGTGACAACTGTCCCCTTCACATCCATTTTGTAGCGATCTTTAAAGACGATAACTTTCTCATTTTTGAACCAAGTGATTTCTGGGTAAGGTTCTCCAGAGACACAGCAAGTTAAACACAGGGTCTGTTGTGAAACAGATAGCAGAAATGGATTATGAAGATATAAATGAGCAAGGAAATTCAGTTGatgagaaattaagaaaaatagaaatcaaTATCAGTAAAAATCCACAGGGGTTGCTTATCTATAACAACTTTGTTCCAATCTGATATGAACTAATTGACTCTGTTGTATTCATCAAGTAACCAACATTTTTCTCTGATATCTTTGTTTTACAAAGTAAGAGTGATTCCTGAAAGGTGATTGGTGTTTAAAGTGATTATTTGAAAAGTTGCTGCTTTACAATGCCATTGAATTGATTGTCTAGTTCGTGGCTCCAAGCGAATGGTGGGCCTTAATTAAATTTCATTGCTGTTTCTTGCAGCTGCTATGGAACTAGAAAGTTCTTAAATTAATGACTTTGGGGTCACTTTCACAACCTTGGTAATAAAACACTTTGGAAATTCTCTTAGATTTTCAGTAGGGGAGATTCCAGGACTGTCCGCTCCTTTTCTGGATATCCTCCAGTATAAGCAAGATGAACGTGACTGAATTCACTGGGCCTGACTCAGACTTGCGTTACTGTCTTTTTATAGCTACACTGTGAAGTGACAGTTAAATAGGAATTTGCGGTTACTTCACAGGATTTTTATTCTGCCTGTGTACCAGTAAAGGGGAACGTGATTCAGAAGTGTAAGCAGCAAGTTTATATGATGGGAAAATCAGGTCCAGCACTTAAAGGCCTTAGTCGAATCCTGTGAAATGGGACGACAACAGAAAGGATCTGGCTAGACCTAGGAAGCAGTAACATCCGCGCCCTGCAAAACGAGAGGTTCTGTGCTGCAGGGAGCACCTCTGTGCAGCAGCACGTGCGGGTTTGAAAGCACCACCGATATAGTGGCCAATCCAGGTATCGTGGAGGGAGCCACTTCACACCTTGGGCAACTGCAGTAGCTCAGAAAAACTCCTGGGAACATCCAGGAGGTGAAAACAAGTGGTTTTCTCCCCATCAATTATTCTTCTATGTCTGTGCAAGGGCCAGTTACACAAACAGTTACTCAATGTTACCTTGTCCTCCATGATGGTGGCAACATCTGGCAGACCTTGAACAACCCTGGCACGACCTGGGAATGAATAAACATGACCTCTCAGTTTTACTTACCAGGGTACCGCTTGGCTGCATTTCACAGAAAGAAGGAAATCAATTTACTTACACTTTTCTGCTATTGCTGCTTCCCTGAAAGTGAGAGAAAATTATAGTGGTTTTATTTATTAGGCATTGTATTCTCAATAAAGCATGTGACACTCAAATAGATTTAGCTGTGAAAATATTCAGGCAGGAACTTACTTTAGCCTTCTGTGCTCAGCCAGGGCGTCTTCAAAGGCTGCAAGGAATGGAATTGTTTTAGGGAAAGTtgccatttattttatttgacTTAGTAGATTTAATCTTGGAAAGCAGCTCAGGTACCTCTCATTCCTATGGCATCATTGTGTGACTCAGCTTACCTTGTCCAGACAAGTCAGTTGACAGTTTGTAAGACTTGTTCCCATCAAATAACTCCAGGGTGTATTTTCCCTTATCTGCATCTGTTGGGTTCAAGATGTGAAGCCAGATCTGATTCATTGTGCTTCCAGCTTTCAGTCGATCACGGCTTTCCAGTTTTTTCTCCCTAAGTAAACAAATGATATAATTTCCATAGCATTTAGCAGAGCCGTGTAAATTAGAATGCTAACTTTTTTTAGACCTATGCTGGTTAGAATAACCAGTGGGAGTCAGGACCTCGCTGTTGGTTTCATGGAGAGTTGTGTGCTCAGTGACTTCTGAAAGTCTCATGGGGCATCTGGCTGTGCTTTCAGGCAGGATGCCAGAGCTCTACAAactcacggaatcacagaatgttagggattggaagccTCACAAACATCTTCTGGGAACTCACTTGTGATACCAGGTTGTTTTCATGTAGTCTGAGTAGTACTTCACATCCGTGTAGATCTTGATGCCTTCTTCAGTAGGCTGAATTTTCAGAGGTGTAGCAGAAAGAGCTAATGGTGTAATGAAAAGACTGAAATTGAGGAGGACGTTCAAGGATGCAGAATTTTACATGTTATACAACCAAAAATCCCAAGCAACATTTTGTTCTGGAGAATGTGGCTGAAAGCTGGATGGTATTCTACCTCCTTAAGACCCTGGGTCTTTTAGGCAGCAACCGGGAGAAAAATGTCAACATCTCTTGTAGAGACTTGGGTCTGGAATACACGTCTCATGGACAGAAATAGTGAAACCTGCCCAAATTCCCCCAACAAGTGCTGTGCCAAGCAGCAGGCCACTGGCACGTAAAGGTCACAGAGCTGGTTCGTAAGTGCGAAGGGTTTTATGTCCCTGGGTTTATTTACTGACCATCCTTGACAGTTTGAAGGTGCTTCTAACACGAAAGGAACAGTAAATAGATGGTATCATATTTGGGGTGCTAAATATTGACCCCTTGATCCAAACCCAGGGACAGCTCATGAGCAGTTTGCTCTGCTCGGGGTGTCCACTTATCGCCTTCATTATTACGGTGTCAGTGGGGGGACAATGACGTACCACTGAGCCGACACAGCTCCTTCAGAAGGTCTTCAAAGGCTGCCAAGACATAAAGATTTAAGTGTCTATAATATTTAGCAAATCACATCTACCCACTTAATTTTCTTATATTTAGGATGTTTTATATCTAGTAGTAAA is a genomic window of Patagioenas fasciata isolate bPatFas1 chromosome 25, bPatFas1.hap1, whole genome shotgun sequence containing:
- the LOC136112582 gene encoding fatty acid-binding protein, liver, with translation MTRQSPHFPATVTTLNHIPASRMAFSGTWQVYAQENYEEFLKALALPDDLIKMAKDIKPVVEIQQKGNDFVVTSKTPKQSVTNSFTLGKEADITTMDGRKLKCTVNMVNGKLVCKSEKFSHEQEVKGNEMVETMTFGGVTLVRRSKRV